One window of the Halarcobacter mediterraneus genome contains the following:
- a CDS encoding TRAP transporter small permease subunit, translating into MLLKLERAFNKFADFIGTITAIAMVLMILNVFYDVIMRYFFKTGSIAMQEMEWHLFSVIILLGVAYTLKEDGHVRVDLVYDKFSPKRKALINMVGSVLFILPIALLVGLSSINNAHEAYLSMEQSGDPGGLPYRWIVKSLIPLSFFLLIITTIGFFIRNLNIYKGLHPMDEYNLKGEIENLKCELNDHKHHIVDIDPYANKDEKGESK; encoded by the coding sequence ATGTTATTAAAACTTGAGCGAGCTTTTAATAAATTTGCTGACTTTATTGGAACTATTACTGCAATTGCAATGGTTCTTATGATTTTAAATGTATTTTATGATGTAATAATGAGATATTTTTTTAAAACAGGAAGTATTGCAATGCAAGAGATGGAATGGCATCTTTTTTCTGTAATCATTCTTCTTGGAGTAGCATATACTCTAAAAGAAGATGGACACGTAAGAGTAGATTTAGTTTATGATAAGTTTAGCCCTAAAAGAAAAGCGCTTATTAATATGGTAGGTTCTGTATTATTTATTTTACCTATTGCCCTTTTAGTAGGACTTAGTTCAATTAATAATGCTCATGAAGCTTATCTTTCAATGGAACAAAGTGGTGATCCAGGTGGTTTACCATACAGATGGATTGTTAAATCTCTTATTCCTTTATCTTTCTTTTTATTGATTATCACAACAATTGGATTTTTTATTAGAAATTTAAATATATATAAAGGTTTACATCCAATGGATGAATATAATTTAAAAGGTGAAATTGAAAATCTAAAATGTGAACTAAATGACCATAAACATCATATTGTAGATATTGACCCTTATGCAAATAAAGATGAAAAAGGAGAATCAAAATGA
- a CDS encoding TRAP transporter substrate-binding protein, producing the protein MNMFGKTTKLLVAAALIAGLSSEAMAKKVYKWKLATTWGPTLSPFIDAPKNMAKMVEEMSDGRLIIRVDASNKHKAALGILDMVKGGQYDMGHSASYYWKGKDINTFPFSTMPFGMTMPEQYAWFYYGGGMELMKKVYKKHKVLSFPGGSSGNQMGGWFRKEINTVDDLKGLKMRIPGFAGEVMAKLGLTVTNIAPGELYTSLERGTIDALEWVGPGMDINMGFHKIAPYYYTGWHEPGLDLQFLVNERAYKKLPKDLQAILITAMRASAYDMYIQNYHMSSEAWQKMEKEYPNIKVKTFPKPVMDAMKKANAELRKEMVKGQPLLKEIFDSQEAYQKKVRKWTEMSDYIYLKDNL; encoded by the coding sequence ATGAATATGTTTGGTAAGACAACTAAACTGCTTGTAGCTGCAGCACTTATTGCGGGATTAAGTTCTGAAGCAATGGCTAAAAAAGTATATAAATGGAAGTTGGCAACAACTTGGGGACCAACTTTATCACCCTTTATTGATGCCCCTAAAAATATGGCAAAAATGGTTGAGGAAATGTCTGATGGTAGGTTAATCATTAGAGTTGATGCTTCAAACAAACACAAAGCTGCCTTGGGAATTTTAGATATGGTAAAAGGTGGACAATATGATATGGGACATTCAGCTTCATATTACTGGAAAGGTAAAGATATTAATACTTTCCCTTTTAGTACAATGCCTTTTGGTATGACAATGCCAGAACAATATGCATGGTTCTATTATGGTGGTGGAATGGAACTTATGAAAAAAGTTTATAAAAAACATAAAGTATTGTCTTTCCCAGGAGGAAGTTCAGGAAATCAAATGGGAGGTTGGTTTAGAAAAGAAATCAATACTGTAGATGATTTAAAAGGTCTTAAAATGAGAATCCCAGGTTTTGCAGGGGAAGTAATGGCAAAACTAGGACTTACAGTAACTAATATTGCTCCAGGTGAATTATATACTTCACTTGAAAGAGGAACGATTGATGCTTTAGAATGGGTTGGACCTGGTATGGATATTAATATGGGATTCCATAAAATTGCTCCTTATTATTATACAGGTTGGCATGAACCAGGATTAGACTTACAATTTTTAGTAAATGAAAGAGCTTATAAAAAACTACCAAAAGATTTACAAGCGATTTTAATTACAGCAATGAGAGCAAGTGCTTATGATATGTACATTCAAAATTATCATATGAGTTCAGAAGCTTGGCAAAAGATGGAAAAAGAATATCCAAATATTAAAGTAAAAACTTTTCCAAAACCTGTAATGGATGCTATGAAAAAAGCAAATGCAGAATTAAGAAAAGAGATGGTTAAAGGGCAACCTCTATTAAAAGAGATTTTTGATTCTCAAGAAGCTTATCAGAAGAAAGTTAGAAAGTGGACAGAAATGTCTGATTATATTTACTTAAAAGATAATTTATAG
- a CDS encoding response regulator transcription factor — MKILLLEDNKKLNETIKKRLEIKGYKVFNYIDGKEALDSIDEGFSCFILDINVPNIDGINILKKIRNYYAEVPIIIISATVELDMIKEAYDFGCNDYLKKPFFIDELEIKIEKLCKIKDEKEYFDENSYFDYKSSTLCMETEEHRLTKKERLLMNLLLTKKNQVITYAEIESYVWEGSFASIDSIRSLVRRLRKVLKKDYIHTVVDTGYIFKVE, encoded by the coding sequence ATGAAAATCTTATTACTTGAAGATAATAAAAAGTTAAATGAAACCATAAAAAAAAGATTAGAAATTAAAGGTTACAAAGTTTTTAATTATATAGATGGAAAAGAGGCTTTAGATAGTATAGATGAAGGTTTTTCTTGCTTTATTCTTGATATAAATGTACCTAATATTGATGGAATAAATATCTTAAAGAAAATTAGAAATTATTATGCTGAGGTACCGATTATTATAATAAGTGCAACAGTTGAGCTTGATATGATAAAAGAAGCATATGACTTTGGTTGTAATGATTATTTAAAAAAACCATTTTTTATTGATGAACTTGAAATAAAAATAGAAAAACTATGTAAAATAAAAGATGAAAAGGAGTACTTTGATGAAAACTCTTATTTTGATTATAAATCTTCAACTTTATGTATGGAAACTGAAGAACATAGACTTACAAAAAAAGAGAGATTACTTATGAACTTACTTTTAACTAAGAAAAATCAAGTAATAACCTATGCGGAAATAGAAAGTTATGTTTGGGAAGGTTCTTTTGCTTCAATTGACTCAATTAGGTCTTTAGTAAGAAGACTTAGAAAAGTTTTAAAAAAAGATTATATTCATACCGTAGTTGATACAGGATATATTTTTAAAGTTGAGTAA
- a CDS encoding ABC transporter substrate binding protein, protein MKILLVVLVAFTFSFASKEVLLLHSYHKGYKWSDDISLEIEKRFKDEKDINLTTIYMDTKHIAGSRYLNQLGEIYKKQLSTRDFDLVIVSDNNAFDFAIKYHEYLFKDLPILFCGINNFDKAFLEQNNMKKYMTGVVEQVDLEKNFELILRMQPNLEKLVIINDKSKTGYAVKRDLRKVIEKYSKKINIEYIDNLDIDNLKKKVLNLNRKKSALLFVLLFKDTTGKFFTYKQSFKKIYDVSQVPIYGLWDFYLDYGMIGGLLTSAKAQGEAVSYMAMQVLNGKDVREIPIIEKSPNRYIFDYKELDRFDLSVKDILEEYEIINEPHDFFRKYTKLIVTIVIIISVLLIMIFSMKANIQRRKKVEKDLQNRIKFDKVLLDTLPNAIYYKNIDGKFLGCNKAFSDLLDIPKKEVIGKNARDFFPSDIANKNELIDKRLLKTLGKNTSEMTLHLNDNQMKHIIIKKAVYLNNDSSIGGIVCIMDDITEEVQQKQFLIQQGKLAEMGDMIAAIAHQWNEPLVELSAQVQDIQTSFLLGELKNSQVEEFVNDSMVQIKYMSKTLTDFRNFLKPSTKKVIFSIRNSFEEILEIMGKQLFYSNINMKINYKNDDLLIYGYENEFKQVLLNLINNAKNKILEKKTEEKYNLTINIEESKNHNKIEIMDDGGNIEANIIDKIFEPYFTTKKRGTGFGLYMAKVIVEDKMNGQITAQNRDKNVVFTIKLPKKR, encoded by the coding sequence ATTATTACTTCATTCATATCATAAAGGGTATAAATGGAGTGATGATATTTCTTTAGAAATTGAAAAAAGATTTAAAGATGAAAAAGATATAAACCTTACAACTATTTATATGGATACCAAACATATAGCAGGCTCTAGATATTTAAATCAATTGGGAGAAATTTACAAAAAACAGTTATCCACAAGGGATTTTGACCTTGTAATTGTTAGTGATAATAATGCTTTTGATTTTGCAATTAAATACCATGAGTATCTTTTTAAAGATTTACCTATACTATTTTGTGGAATTAATAATTTTGATAAAGCTTTTTTAGAACAAAATAATATGAAAAAATATATGACAGGTGTCGTTGAACAAGTTGATTTAGAAAAGAATTTTGAGTTGATTTTACGAATGCAACCAAATTTAGAAAAGTTGGTAATAATAAATGATAAATCAAAAACAGGATATGCAGTAAAAAGAGATTTAAGAAAAGTTATTGAGAAGTATTCAAAAAAGATTAATATTGAGTATATAGATAATTTAGATATTGATAACTTAAAAAAGAAGGTACTTAATTTAAACAGAAAAAAAAGTGCTCTTTTATTTGTACTTTTATTTAAAGATACTACAGGAAAGTTTTTTACTTATAAGCAAAGTTTTAAAAAAATATATGATGTGAGTCAAGTACCTATTTATGGTCTTTGGGATTTTTATTTAGATTATGGAATGATAGGTGGCTTATTAACTTCTGCAAAAGCACAAGGTGAAGCTGTTTCTTATATGGCTATGCAAGTATTAAATGGAAAAGATGTAAGGGAAATTCCAATTATAGAAAAATCCCCAAATAGATATATTTTTGATTATAAAGAGTTAGATAGATTTGATTTAAGTGTTAAAGATATTTTAGAAGAGTATGAAATAATAAATGAACCCCATGATTTTTTTAGGAAGTATACAAAACTTATTGTAACTATAGTCATAATTATTAGTGTTTTATTAATTATGATTTTTTCAATGAAAGCAAATATTCAAAGAAGAAAAAAAGTAGAAAAGGATTTACAAAATAGGATTAAGTTTGATAAGGTTTTATTAGATACTTTACCTAATGCAATCTATTATAAAAATATAGATGGAAAGTTTTTAGGTTGCAACAAAGCTTTTTCTGATCTTCTAGATATTCCCAAAAAAGAAGTAATAGGAAAAAACGCGAGGGATTTTTTCCCTTCGGATATAGCTAATAAAAATGAATTAATAGATAAAAGACTTTTAAAAACATTGGGTAAAAATACTTCTGAGATGACTTTACATTTAAATGACAATCAAATGAAACATATAATTATCAAAAAAGCTGTATATCTTAACAATGACAGTTCAATTGGTGGAATTGTATGTATAATGGATGATATTACAGAAGAGGTACAACAAAAACAGTTTTTAATTCAGCAAGGTAAATTAGCTGAAATGGGTGACATGATTGCAGCAATTGCTCACCAGTGGAATGAACCTTTAGTCGAACTTTCTGCCCAAGTTCAAGATATACAAACATCATTTTTATTAGGAGAATTAAAAAATTCCCAAGTTGAGGAATTTGTAAATGATTCAATGGTTCAAATAAAATATATGTCTAAAACTTTGACAGATTTTAGAAACTTTTTAAAACCATCAACAAAAAAAGTTATCTTTTCAATAAGAAATTCCTTTGAAGAAATTTTAGAAATTATGGGAAAACAACTTTTTTATTCAAATATAAATATGAAAATAAACTATAAAAATGATGATTTATTAATTTATGGTTATGAAAATGAATTTAAACAAGTTTTATTAAATTTAATTAATAATGCAAAAAATAAAATTTTAGAAAAAAAGACAGAAGAAAAATATAATTTAACTATTAATATTGAAGAATCTAAAAATCATAATAAAATAGAGATAATGGATGATGGTGGAAATATTGAAGCAAATATAATTGATAAAATATTTGAACCTTATTTCACAACTAAAAAAAGGGGTACAGGTTTTGGTCTTTATATGGCTAAAGTAATTGTTGAAGATAAGATGAATGGACAAATAACAGCACAAAATAGAGATAAAAATGTAGTCTTTACTATAAAACTTCCAAAAAAGAGGTAA